Genomic DNA from Theropithecus gelada isolate Dixy chromosome 1, Tgel_1.0, whole genome shotgun sequence:
TTGCTTTGGGCTTCTTGATGagtgagacagaaaataaaataaaatcccctTTTTTTAAAGCCATGCTTACTCAGGTTTTCCTTCATTTGCAGCTAAATACAGAAATGAGAGAATATTTTGGAGTAGGGATGGAAGAAGAGAGGTATTTGCCTTCCCACAACCTTCTGATTTCCCAGTGTGTCCCCAACtggaaaaattcatttaaaatgggTGTAATAAGCTTGATTAGATGCCTGCTATGCATCTAGGCTTGAGGGCAAACTGGACTCGGCCTTTTGGCCTCAAGAAGCTCACAGTGTGAGAGTAGCATTTGTGACCTCTTGAAATTCACAGAACTGAATTGTGCCCAGGTTGACACTCTATCCATCCATAGGTGCCTGCCTTCTCACTTCCCTCTTTGCATGAGCACCTTGTACCAAAATCCAAACCCAAATCTCCTCACATGTGAGTGTTGGCATTTATGTCTCAAACATGACCTATGGGTTTGGGCCTTTTCCCGTGGACGCCAGTGACTTTTCAGATGAACAGATATCTTCAAAAACTTGAGAAATAGGAGTCCtgtttgttgttcttgttgcctTGTCAATATAAGGGCATAGGGTCTTTACTCAAACGTTCACATCTATCTCTTGACAGCAATACTCTGAGACATATTGATGGAGAAGCTGTTGTCTCCATATGTTAAATGAGGACGTGTACCAGGGAATTTGCCTATGGTTCTCTCCAACCACTTAAATTCTGAAACTTTGAAATGAGAGTGGACAATAATTTCAAATCAACGGGGAAAGAATCAACTCTTCAGCAAATGGCTTGAGATAATTAGCTACACATTTCAGAACAAATAAAGAAGTCAGATCccggccaggcgcaatggctcatgcgtgtattcccagcactttgggaggccaaggtgggtggatcacgaggtcaggagatcgagaccatcctggttaacacggtgaaaccctatctctactaaaaatatatattaaaaaaaaattagctgagtgtggtggtgggcgcctgtagtcccaactactcgggagactgaggcaggagaatgacttgaacccaggaggcagagcttgcagtgagccaagaacacgccactgcactccagcctgggtgacagagcaagactccatctcaaaaaaaaaaaaaaaaaaaaagaagttagatcCTAACCTCAACCCTATTTAATAGATTACAGATGAAAGAAAGGTAAAAATGGCTTTTACACTCCCTTCCTCCtgacattgtgtgtgtgtgtgtgtgtatttgcacacacatctcaaataataagaaaattgaagggaggctgcctgcctccctgagtcactctccttctccttctgagTGCTTACCTGTGCCCAGACCACCTCCTTAGCCTCACACCCTCCAGGCTCATAGGGCACTCTTCTATGCCCATCCCAAGTATAGCTGATCCTTCCACGGGCCAGACTCGGTGCTAGGTACCAAGTATgcaaagattaataaaacaatgCCCTGTTTCAGGGAGTTCAAAGCTGATTGGGCAAGGCATGATGTGTACACGAATGACAACCATGGTAGGGTTGTAGGTTTCCTAGTAAGGTAAGCATAGGGCATGATgggaaacaaaggaaggagggGTTCACAGCCTCACCCAGAGTTCAGAACCCCTGGCCTGCCTGGTGTCTATGCTGAGTCCACTTCTGGAACACCCAGCTCAGAGAGGGGGCTAACCCTGCAGGCTAACACAGACACAGCCCAGAAAACCCAGGAGccgagagggaaggagaaaggtgcAAGCAGGGGAAACCCAGGTCCTGGTccccttctctctgcttcctggCAGCAGAACTCAGACAGAACCCTTAAGCCAGTGTAAGGCTGGCAGGACCAGTAAGTTCTGAGTTAGCTCCATACTAGTTTCTAGAAGGCTCTTTCTCACTTCCTGATTCTTAGGTTTCTATATTGACACTCCCTGAAGAGTTGGGAAGAGACACCACAGTCCCCTGACCCTGATCCATAGGTCACCACAGCAGGGACATCCATAGGCTGGGCCTAGGCCCtctcatccctccctcccattcACTCTATGCTGGCTGGGCCCCAAGGTGTTTGCGCCCCTTGCAGTGAGTGACCTTCTCCAGTGGAGCAGGCTCAGAACCTTCTGCCATTGGAGATGTCCCATTGCTGATGCAGGAAGGTGAAGACCCAGCAGAACACTGGGAACGCCCTCCATCTGGGTCCATGGCTACTTAAACTCAGTGCTGCCTGGCAGGCAGGAGGACAAGTGCTGTTGCCCTGTTGGGACAGATAAAAAACAGACACAGGGAGGATGAGTGACTTGCCCTGAGTATAGAGTGACAGGGCCAAGGCAGAGCCCAGGCCTCCTGCACCTAGGCCAGTGTTCCTCCCAGTTACAGTCTAAACTGGAACGGCAGGCAAAGTCCCTGTGGAAGGGGAAGGTGAAGTCTCAAAGGATCCCCAGAGACTTTGCAGATATCTGAAGAAGTCCTGATGTCACTGCCCTGGTCCTTCCCCAGGTAGAGCAATGCTCCACGCCGCAACTCAACTGGCTCCCCTTaccttgtacacacacacacacacacacacacacacaaacaaatccAAGACAACACTACTAAGGCTTCTTTGGGAAGGGGAAGTAGGGATAGGTAAGAGGAAAGTAAGGGACCTCCTATCCAGCCTCCACGGAATCCTGACGTCTTTTCCCTGTTATTTCAACTTCTTCCTCCCCATCTTTTAAACTTTAGACTCCAGCCACAGAAGCTTACAACTAAAAGAAACTCTAAGGCCAATTTAATCCAAGGTTTCATTCTATGTGTTGGAGATGGCATAGAGTAGGGTGAGGGAACCAAATTCTCAGTTGGCACTGGTGTACCCTTGTACAGGTGATGTAATCTCTCAAACTGatgtgcctcagtttgctcacTATAAAATAGAGATGGTAGGGGTCATGGCGAGCACTACCTGACTAGCATATAACAAGCTTTCGGCAAGTGCAGACTACTCTTACCCACTTCCCCCAAGCACAGTTGGGGTGGGGGACACCTGGGACAGCTGAAGAGGAGGAAATGTGTGCCTGAGAATCCAAATGAAATCAGGGTAAAGGAGCCTGGAGCACATCCTGTGACCCTGCCTGTCCTGTAGGAAGCCGGTCTCTGGAAGGTAAAATGGAAGAGCTTCTTGGGAGCTTTGAGGATATTTAGCCCACCCCCTCATTTTTACttggggaaactaaggcccaCAGACCTAAGGTGACTGTCTAAGTTAGCAAGGAGAAGTCTTGGGTATTCACCCTGGGTTGGGGGGACCCAATTATTTCTCAATCCCATTGTATTCTGGAATGGGCAATTTGTCCACGTCACTGTGACCTAGGAACACGCGAATGGGAACCCACAACTGCGGACCTCTGCGCACAGAACAGCTGTTCTCCCCAGGAAATCaactttttttaattgagaagctaaaaaattattctaagagAGGTAGCCCATCCTAAAAATAGCTGTGCAGAAGTTCATGTTCAACCAATCCTTTTTGCTTACGatgcaaaatttgaaaactaagtTTATTAGAGAGGTTAGAGAAGGAGGAGCTCTAAGCAGAAAAAATCCTGTGCCGGGAAACCTGTGATTGTGGCTTTTTATGAATGAAGAGGCCTCCCTGAGCTTACAATATAAAAGGGGGACAGAGAGGTGAAGGTCTACACATCAGGGGCTTGCTCTTGCAAAACCAAACCACAAGACAGACTTGCAAAAGAAGGCATGCACAGCTCAGCACTGCTCTGTTGCCTAGTCCTCCTGACTGGGGTGAGGGCCAGCCCAGGCCAGGGCACCCAGTCTGAGAACAGCTGCACCCGCTTCCCAGGCAACCTGCCTCACATGCTTCGAGACCTCCGAGATGCCTTCAGCAGAGTGAAGACTTTCTTTGTGAGTATGATTCCCTCCTGtgctttctctcttcctgggACTGCCTGAACTAGGCATTTTCCTGGAGCTGTAAGAAGAACACTCCTCCTGTGCCTCCACTTCCATCCCCAACACCTATTTCCCCAAACTTAAATTCTTAAGAGAATCCTAGATCAAGCCATAGGTTTAGTGAGTTAAGCTAAGCCAGATGATACAGTAAATGTGCAGGAAAAGCTGCCTTAAAAAGTAAATGCATTCTTTCTCATGCTGAGAAACTTCTTATAAGATCCTGCTAGAGCTCTATACTTTATTGGCTAGGAGAAGTAAAGAAAGGTCTGATTTGAGGTGAAGATGCTCCCCATGCCCTGTAACAGGGAAGCTTAAATTGCCTCTGCTTAGAGCCTTTCCAGACCTGAAAGACCAGTGGTTTGGGGAAGCACTCTACATGAGGGAAACCTGCATTAGAAGGAGCTTCTTATTCCCTGGGATCTTTCCAAGCTGAACTGGATGTCTACAgtggggagaaagaaaagtagagaaCAGGACATGAGAGGGGGCTCGAGGCACCGAAGGGTTGACATAGGTGTTCCTTAAAGCTGAATGTAGCTCTGCAGAAAGAAGACCAGGACTGAGTCAAGTTTCTGCTTTCGCTTCAAAATCGgccagattttttaaataacttgacTCTGAGGAGGAGGACCAGATTTAAGTGATGGTCCCATCACTGTTGAATCCTCTGTTTTTAAAACTCCCCTTTTGATATTTTGGGCCAGAaccaaattgatttaaaaaaaacaaaaacaaacaaacaaaaactcgaAACGCAAGGGCATCAAAAAGAGCGCATTTCAGTTATTTCCCCAAACCTCAAGTTCATTCTCCTTTTGTTCTTCATGCAGCAAATGAAGGATCAGCTGGACAACATATTGTTAAAGGAGTCCTTGCTGGAGGACTTTAAGGTGAGAGCAGGGGCGGGGTGCTGGGGGAGTGTGCAGCCTGATTAAGGGAAGGGAGGCTCTGCTTCCTGATTGCAGGGAATTGGgtctgtttcctttgctttgaaaACGAGAAGTGGGAAGATCTTAACTCAGCACATAGCAGCCAGAGGGTTTACAAAAGGCTCAGTCCTTGGGGGGAGGCTTCTGGTGaaggaggatcgctggaaccaAGCTGTCCTCTCAAGCTATTTGCGgcagcccctcctcccagccacCTCCACCAATCTCTCACTCACCTTTGGCTCCTGCCCTTAGGGTTACCTGGGTTGCCAAGCCTTGTCTGAGATGATCCAGTTTTACCTGGAGGAGGTGATGCCCCAAGCTGAGAACCACGACCCAGACATCAAGGAGCATGTGAACTCCCTGGGGGAGAATCTGAAGACCCTCAGGCTGAGGCTGCGGCGCTGTGTAAGTAGAAGAACAGTTCTTTCCCTTGCAGCTGCCCCCAAAATACCATCTCCTACAGACCAGCATCCAGAGACACTCACATCTAGAGACACAgcaaagacacagactggcagagCTAGCTGTAAATGTGGAAAGACTCCTGGAGTCAGATCTCTTGCTCATTTCTCTTTGAGCAGGCGTGGGGGGTGGCTGCTAGACATTTACATGTGAAATTTGCGAACAGCTTTCCTGTTATTTGTGAGTCATTTGTGGGTTATTAACtactcccctctctctcttcatgAAAAGAGCCCAGAGCTTCAGTTAGGCCTCCACTGCCTCTTTGTAACTAGACCCTGGGCTGGGAGCTAAGGTTTCCAAGCAGAGGAAACATCACTCACCTCTTTTAATCTCAACATTTGGAAAGCAAAGCTCTAAGAAGGGCCCAGTTGACTGACAGGACTTCCCCTGGCATTTTAGAAGGGACAAGGGGACTATTCATTCTCGGGTTAGTGTCTATGAGTAATTCCTCTAAGTAATTTATTTCTCCAACTGACATGATGCCCTCACTACTAATGGTTTCCCTTGTTCTCTCACCAATATTGGAAAAACAGTTGGTGCTTATTTGTAGGACAGGGCTATGTGAAGGGTTTGGTGCCAGTAGCTTCCCTCCTCAGATGCTTAGAAATGGTCCTCAGTGGCTGTGACTGACAGGGAGGGACAGGATGGAGAGGCAGAAAAAGACAGGCTGAAGAATCTCCTCACTAAGCACTGCAGGAGATACTGTAGAATTCCGGGAGAGGAAGGAATCCCAAGACCTGGGCTGTCATCCAAGCCTTGCGAACATCTCGGAGTGGGTCctggagaaatacattttatctcCCAGGGTCATGGTTCTTCTCTGACCCTTGGATAGTTAGTAAGGGTGAAGCAGGGCTCAGTTCTCTCTGGGAGCTGTGAGGCGAGGCATTTGGATAAATCTAGCACCCTCATGATGCCACCAGCTTGTCCCCCAAGTGCGATGGACATGGAGCTGGGAGCCGGGATCACCaacactttctcttttcttccacaGCATCGATTTCTTCCCTGTGAAAACAAGAGCAAGGCCGTGGAGCAGGTGAAGAATGCCTTTAGTAAGGTGAGCTTGGATGGTGGCAGAGAGGGTCTGCAGAGCACAGCCCATGCCCACTCCCCAACCCCAAAGCGTGGAAGGTGGCAGGGACTCAGTAGGCCCCATCCTTCATTGGAAGGAGTGTGGGAACCTGACAGATGGTATGACCTGCTCAGCCAGTGAGGAGCTGCCGCCttgattgtatttgttttctgttaagtGTCTTTGGGGGTTTCTAAATGACTGCTCGCTGCCTTTGCAGGCTTGCGGGTTAGGCTGGCCGGCCAGCCTGTGAACACAGTGAGCTGTGTGCTGGGGAGAgtgacaaaggaaacagaaagtaCAGAAAGTAGCTTGTTGGGAATCTAGGCTGAACCCACACGTGCAGGAAGCTGGCACGTAAATGTGCACATACAAATACACCTGGGGGTTCAGCCCAGACTCCCCAGAACTCAGAGTGAGCAGGAAGCCGGATTCTCACTTAGCTGGAGTTGGTTCAAGCCCACTTTCCATCTGCCCCTTGCACCTGCCAAGGTGCCTGAGAATGTCAGCTCCCAAACCAAATAAGGTTTCACACTTCCAACTGTGCGTGAACTTTTTCAGTCTGATTTCCCAGAAACCATGCGGCCTATGTCCTCCTCGTGGGCTGGGGACAGACACTGCACAGAGTGCCAACATTAGGGGGTGTGAATTTCTCATAGTAGATCAGGGCGGCAGGGCAGGGCCTGTTCAATGTGTTGGTGGGAGAACGCAGACATTTAAAaggctccctcctctccttctctcaccATCTTGCTTTCAAAGTGCTTCCTCTAATGTCTTTTCATCACACTCTGCATAATCATCATGTGAATACGTGACCTTTAAAATTGTTGAAAAGGCATCATTTTGAAGACAGCGCTTTGCAAAATGAATGCTCCCTTTGCTAGGCAGTAGCCGTACTTCAGGCCTGGAGGAGATGAAGGTCAATGCACTGCCTTTCCCAAGGCAGCTGGGCCTATCCTCTGGTTCACTTCCCAGCGTGAGGGAGAACAAGCAGCCTCTGCACTCAAGGTCAtgcccatccatgagcatgggaaaGGGGAGCCTATTTCATCCCCAGAAGGGATTTAACTGAATATTTCTTATCTCTCTGCACAGCTCCAAGAGAAAGGCGTCTACAAAGCCATGAGTGAGTTTGACATCTTCATCAACTACATAGAAGCCTACATGACAATGAAGATACAAAACTGAG
This window encodes:
- the IL10 gene encoding interleukin-10, whose protein sequence is MHSSALLCCLVLLTGVRASPGQGTQSENSCTRFPGNLPHMLRDLRDAFSRVKTFFQMKDQLDNILLKESLLEDFKGYLGCQALSEMIQFYLEEVMPQAENHDPDIKEHVNSLGENLKTLRLRLRRCHRFLPCENKSKAVEQVKNAFSKLQEKGVYKAMSEFDIFINYIEAYMTMKIQN